The sequence below is a genomic window from Methanosarcinales archaeon Met12.
GGTCTGAAGCCCAGCGGTATCTCGATTACTTTGAAGTCGAAACTCGGGCTGATTTTGTCATCTTTTATGGATACTAAACTTTCCTCCTTTGCTTTACTAAGAACTTCTTTTGCCTGTTCTGGCGAGAACCAGCCAAGGTCCAGAGAGAGGGCAAATATGAATTCGCTGGTTGTGAGGCAGTCCTTTCCCCTCTTTCTAAATGGCATTGCAACGGTCATCATCAAGTCGGTCATTTGATACACATCCTATCAATATCGGTAGCGACAGGATGAATTAAAAAACTTTGGGGTGCAACACCGACTAACTTAGAAGAGTTAGACGGACTCACAGATGTTTCATCTGTGACACCAACTATCCGAAAGATACAAATAACATTCTGTGTTTATTATGTGGAATATGGAATGTAGAATATGGAGGTTCAGCGATGAGATGGCAGGGTGAATCAACGCGCAGGAAGACGGGCGGTCGGTTGAAACTGGCGAGAGGCAAGAAAAAGCACGAGATGGGCCGTGAGGTTACAGAGTCCCACATCGGCGAGATTCGGCGAAAGAAAGTACGCGTCAGAGGAGGCGGCATCAAGATGCGTGTTCTCCGGAGTGACGTTGCCAATGTCACAGACCCCAAGACAGGCGAGACGAAAGTAGCCAAGATTGAAACAGTAGAGGCAAATCCCGCAAACCAGCACTACGTTCGCCGTAATATTCTGACCAAGGGCGCAATAATACGAACTGAGTTAGGCAAAGTAAGGATAACCAGTCGACCAGGACAGGACGGCATGGTGAATGCTGTACTGGTTGAGTAGCTCGAATAGATTATACTATCCTAACCCCATCTCCAATCCCTGTACGAATGGTCTTAAGCCCCAAGGAGCCTATCCGCTCCTGTACCTCTGGTATGCGCTCTGGATAGGTATTGATGAACACCGATGGTCCTGTTTGCATCGAAAAATACGCTGGAATGCCCTCTTGGCGCATCTTTCTGACCTCTGTGATAACCTGAATGCTCTCTGGTTTATATGCAATCAACCCATGTTTTCCTGTCATCGTCAGTCCGTGTAATTCAAGTGAGTCTATTTCTACCAAATGCGCAACCTTTTCCAGATTACCTGCTTTGATTGCGGTTTCCATTTCTCCGATTCGCATATTGGCGCTCTTGATACGTGCCTCGAAGAACGGCGATGTGGTTACATCCGAATGCACATCTTCTGTTCGGATATCTGAAGGTACTGGAACTATCAGTATTCCCATATCCAAATCAGATTTGGTGGCTATCTTTTCTGCATACGAACTTTCATCGTCTTTTCCAGTATACCAGCGCGCATATTCGCCTGCGACACTTCTGGATGCGGACCCGGCGAGCCTCCTCGCTATTCTGGATATGATTTTAAGGTCCCATCCATATCTCTCGTCCAGGTTCGCTGCCTTAAATGCGGCTCCTGCAAGTGCGGCTCCACCAGCCGATGAGAAGCCCAAACCTTTCGCCTCACTATAACTTAAACTGTTCTCAGATACTGCCCTGCATCTCTCTGTGAGCTCTGCCAATTCCCGTACCCTATCTATGACCCTCAGACATCTCCGGAGTGCCGCTCCCCCTTCCACCATCTCTTTACCGTTCATCATAACGATGTCCTGCTCGAAATCGCCAAACTCTACCGTCGTCTTTGTATGGAGTGCATCGACATTGACGGAGATGCTGTCGTGGAACGGAATTCGCAATTCTTTATCTATAAGGCCGTGATACT
It includes:
- a CDS encoding 30S ribosomal protein S8e → MRWQGESTRRKTGGRLKLARGKKKHEMGREVTESHIGEIRRKKVRVRGGGIKMRVLRSDVANVTDPKTGETKVAKIETVEANPANQHYVRRNILTKGAIIRTELGKVRITSRPGQDGMVNAVLVE
- a CDS encoding DUF2240 family protein, translated to MTDLMMTVAMPFRKRGKDCLTTSEFIFALSLDLGWFSPEQAKEVLSKAKEESLVSIKDDKISPSFDFKVIEIPLGFRPDMKSERSIFERIIERVMTTGLSRKDVIALVNEKQERMAKLIEIEVSALLVAKDRGADIEDLADEVYQSLIECKSESR
- the mvaD gene encoding diphosphomevalonate decarboxylase, which produces MKATAIAHPMQALLKYHGLIDKELRIPFHDSISVNVDALHTKTTVEFGDFEQDIVMMNGKEMVEGGAALRRCLRVIDRVRELAELTERCRAVSENSLSYSEAKGLGFSSAGGAALAGAAFKAANLDERYGWDLKIISRIARRLAGSASRSVAGEYARWYTGKDDESSYAEKIATKSDLDMGILIVPVPSDIRTEDVHSDVTTSPFFEARIKSANMRIGEMETAIKAGNLEKVAHLVEIDSLELHGLTMTGKHGLIAYKPESIQVITEVRKMRQEGIPAYFSMQTGPSVFINTYPERIPEVQERIGSLGLKTIRTGIGDGVRIV